A window from Sphingobacterium hotanense encodes these proteins:
- the glgB gene encoding 1,4-alpha-glucan branching protein GlgB: protein MTEAVQVHSLLSDFDVSLFRSGRHYKLYEKFGSHELRIDAVDGVYFAVWAPNAKEVSVIGNFNGWNPHSHQLHVRWDSSGIWEGFIPKLQNGEVYKYHILTNQGERLEKADPFALHTEIPPSTASIVSTTWYSWTDSEWMFNRRETNALDRPYSVYEMHLGSWMRDPKHPDRFFSYKEIADRLIPYLLEMGFTHVEFMPVMEHPYYPSWGYQITGYFAASSRYGSPQELMGLIDALHQAGIGVLLDWVPSHFPGDAHGLYRFDGTHLFEHEDPKKGFHPDWQSYIFNYGRNEVKSFLISNAFFWLDRYHVDGLRVDAVASMLYLDYSRKKDEWIPNEFGGNENLEAVAFLKELNEAVYKYFPNTQTIAEESTSWPGVSRATFQNGLGFGMKWMMGWMHDTLAYFKEDPINRSYHHDKMTFAGVYAFTENFMLPLSHDEVVYGKQSLIYKMPGDEWQKFANLRSLYLYMFTFSGSKLLFMGGEFGQTSEWNVNQSLDWHLLQFKPHSGMKKFVSDLNKVYRNYPALYEKAFSPEGFAWIEMADHTNSLFVYTRKGHNEENDLLVVLNLTPVVRRNFRVGATHAGTWELVLNSDETKYHGSGVSVKKKVATDAVFWMNQKQSIVLDIPPLAGLIFKRVL from the coding sequence ATGACTGAAGCGGTTCAAGTACATAGCTTACTGTCGGATTTTGATGTTTCATTATTTCGGTCAGGAAGGCATTATAAGCTTTATGAAAAATTCGGATCCCATGAGTTAAGGATCGACGCTGTCGACGGGGTCTACTTTGCCGTTTGGGCACCGAATGCGAAAGAGGTTTCCGTTATTGGGAACTTTAATGGTTGGAACCCACATTCGCATCAGCTTCATGTACGTTGGGACAGCAGTGGTATATGGGAAGGTTTTATCCCTAAGCTGCAAAATGGAGAGGTTTATAAATACCATATCTTAACGAATCAGGGGGAGCGCTTGGAGAAGGCAGATCCCTTCGCCCTGCATACGGAGATTCCACCGAGCACAGCTTCTATTGTATCGACGACTTGGTACTCCTGGACGGATTCAGAATGGATGTTTAATCGTCGTGAAACGAACGCATTAGACCGTCCGTATTCCGTATATGAGATGCACTTAGGATCCTGGATGCGAGATCCGAAACATCCGGATCGTTTCTTTAGCTATAAGGAAATCGCCGATCGCTTAATTCCTTACCTATTGGAAATGGGCTTTACCCATGTAGAGTTCATGCCGGTTATGGAGCATCCTTATTATCCATCTTGGGGATATCAGATTACAGGTTATTTTGCTGCCAGCTCGCGCTACGGAAGTCCGCAGGAATTAATGGGGCTTATCGATGCGCTGCATCAGGCCGGTATTGGGGTGCTGCTCGATTGGGTGCCATCACATTTTCCGGGCGATGCTCATGGTCTTTATCGTTTCGATGGGACACATCTTTTTGAGCATGAGGATCCCAAGAAAGGGTTTCACCCAGATTGGCAGTCTTATATCTTCAATTATGGGCGCAATGAGGTAAAGTCATTTTTGATCAGCAATGCCTTCTTCTGGTTGGACCGTTATCACGTTGATGGACTTCGTGTCGATGCGGTTGCATCCATGTTGTATCTCGATTATTCGAGAAAAAAAGATGAATGGATACCGAATGAATTTGGTGGCAATGAAAATTTGGAGGCCGTTGCATTTCTTAAAGAACTGAACGAGGCGGTTTATAAATACTTTCCAAATACACAAACGATAGCAGAGGAATCGACCTCATGGCCGGGCGTTAGTCGGGCAACATTTCAAAACGGCTTAGGCTTCGGGATGAAATGGATGATGGGTTGGATGCACGACACATTGGCTTACTTTAAAGAAGATCCGATCAACAGATCTTACCATCATGATAAGATGACTTTTGCTGGAGTATATGCTTTTACAGAAAATTTTATGCTTCCACTGTCTCACGATGAAGTCGTGTATGGTAAGCAATCTTTAATCTATAAAATGCCTGGTGATGAGTGGCAAAAGTTTGCTAACTTAAGGTCACTTTATCTCTATATGTTCACTTTTAGTGGCAGCAAATTGCTGTTTATGGGAGGTGAATTTGGGCAAACATCGGAATGGAATGTGAACCAGTCTTTGGACTGGCATCTCTTACAATTCAAACCACACTCGGGCATGAAGAAATTCGTGTCCGACCTAAATAAGGTTTATAGAAATTACCCGGCATTGTATGAGAAGGCTTTCAGTCCGGAAGGTTTTGCATGGATTGAGATGGCTGATCATACGAATAGTCTTTTCGTTTACACCCGGAAGGGGCATAATGAAGAAAATGATCTGCTGGTAGTTTTGAACCTGACGCCTGTTGTGCGGCGTAATTTCCGAGTGGGAGCAACGCATGCCGGTACCTGGGAATTAGTACTTAATTCTGACGAGACAAAGTATCATGGCAGTGGCGTTTCCGTGAAAAAGAAAGTTGCCACAGATGCTGTATTTTGGATGAACCAAAAGCAGTCTATTGTATTAGATATTCCGCCATTAGCGGGGTTAATTTTTAAACGCGTTTTATAG
- a CDS encoding glycogen synthase — protein MQVIHLSVECFPVAKVGGLADVVGSLPKYQRQLGVDAAVMMPYFDRKFTQDHEFESIAKGEIYQGSALLSYEVLRESKDTLGFPLYLIRIPGVLDREEVYCYPDEAEQWIAFQHAVLHYLKTNELKPDVLHCHDHHVGLIPFLIRYTNDYRSLADIRTVFTVHNGQYQGWMNWNKGILLPGFDTWKWGLLDWDGLINPLATAIKCCDAYTTVSEGYLEELYEEANGLQALFYDERGKSHGIVNGIDPAYWDPINDQLIIENYGIAQVDEGKLANKKILCTQYGLDPALPLLSFIGRFASEKGADILAPIIEDLLSPADVQLSVFILGSGDANIQNSIAALTQRFKGRLGVFFGYNEGLAHQVYAASDLLIMPSRVEPCGLNQLYALKYGTIPIVRKIGGLKDTVIDVEDAGYGFVFADVDAAQAAATVRRALTYISDEKQFDEIRANAMELDFSWHKSAQKYIDLYNQLLR, from the coding sequence ATGCAAGTTATTCATTTAAGTGTAGAGTGTTTTCCTGTTGCAAAGGTCGGTGGATTAGCGGATGTTGTTGGTTCATTGCCGAAATATCAACGTCAATTGGGTGTTGATGCCGCTGTTATGATGCCTTATTTTGATCGGAAATTTACGCAGGATCATGAATTTGAATCTATTGCGAAAGGAGAGATTTATCAAGGATCGGCTTTACTGAGCTATGAGGTGCTTCGGGAAAGCAAGGATACGCTTGGATTTCCACTTTATCTGATTCGTATTCCGGGGGTGTTGGACCGTGAAGAGGTCTACTGTTATCCGGATGAAGCAGAGCAATGGATTGCTTTTCAGCACGCCGTACTACATTATTTGAAAACAAATGAGCTGAAGCCGGATGTGTTGCATTGTCATGATCATCACGTCGGTCTGATTCCGTTTCTGATACGCTATACGAATGACTACCGATCCTTAGCAGATATTCGCACTGTTTTCACGGTGCATAACGGACAATACCAAGGTTGGATGAATTGGAACAAGGGTATATTACTTCCAGGATTTGACACCTGGAAATGGGGACTCTTGGATTGGGATGGTCTGATCAATCCATTAGCAACCGCTATAAAATGCTGCGATGCTTATACTACAGTATCCGAAGGCTATCTAGAGGAGCTTTATGAGGAGGCAAACGGATTACAAGCCTTGTTTTATGATGAACGTGGGAAATCCCACGGCATTGTCAATGGTATTGATCCTGCTTATTGGGATCCGATCAACGATCAGTTGATTATCGAGAATTATGGAATCGCACAAGTTGACGAGGGCAAATTGGCAAATAAGAAAATCCTTTGTACTCAATATGGCTTGGATCCGGCCTTACCTCTTTTAAGTTTTATAGGCCGTTTTGCAAGCGAAAAGGGTGCTGATATTTTAGCTCCGATTATCGAGGACTTATTGAGTCCGGCGGATGTACAACTCAGCGTCTTTATTTTGGGCTCTGGCGATGCCAATATACAAAATAGTATTGCTGCATTGACGCAACGTTTCAAGGGTAGGTTAGGAGTTTTCTTTGGCTATAACGAAGGCTTGGCGCATCAGGTTTACGCCGCGTCTGACCTCTTGATTATGCCGTCGCGCGTAGAACCATGTGGCTTGAATCAGCTTTATGCATTGAAGTATGGTACTATTCCGATTGTTCGCAAAATTGGAGGACTAAAGGACACGGTTATTGATGTGGAAGATGCAGGCTATGGTTTTGTATTTGCAGATGTCGATGCGGCTCAAGCTGCAGCGACCGTTCGTAGAGCATTGACTTATATTTCCGACGAGAAGCAATTTGATGAGATTCGAGCAAATGCCATGGAACTGGATTTTTCCTGGCATAAGTCTGCTCAAAAATATATTGATTTATATAACCAATTACTTAGATGA
- a CDS encoding glucose-1-phosphate adenylyltransferase, producing the protein MAHKVVSIVLGGGRGTRLYPLTDQRSKPAVPIAGKYRLVDIPISNCLNSGYNKIFVLTQFNSASLNKHIKNSYNFSIFSKGFVDILAAEQTSEGDSWFEGTADAVRRTQKNLVNVDYDYVLILSGDQLYQMDYSAMVDFHVKGGGDITIATIPVSGKEATGFGILKSDENGEVSSFIEKPSKDLLPDWTSEVPEELEKQGRNYLASMGIYVFSKGIMKKLLAENKGMDFGKEIIPDAIGNVKILSYQYDNYWTDIGTISSFFEANIGLTDDIPAFNLFGETVYTRARMLPPSKVSGTTLNHVIVSDGCIILADKIHRSVMGIRSRVGAGTVIKMTYMMGSDYYEELTEVLEMTNSQEPPPIGVGERCYIENAILDKNCRIGNDVRIKGGKHLPDGDFEHYSVVDGIIVVKKNAVIDHNTSIGL; encoded by the coding sequence ATGGCGCACAAAGTTGTTTCAATTGTATTAGGAGGAGGCCGAGGGACACGCCTTTATCCATTGACCGACCAGCGGTCTAAACCTGCGGTTCCTATCGCTGGAAAATACAGATTGGTGGATATTCCCATCTCTAACTGTTTGAACTCAGGTTACAACAAGATATTTGTACTGACACAATTTAACTCTGCGTCGCTGAACAAGCACATCAAGAACTCCTACAACTTTAGTATTTTCAGTAAAGGTTTTGTGGATATTCTTGCTGCTGAGCAGACTAGTGAAGGGGATAGTTGGTTTGAGGGAACTGCAGATGCGGTACGCCGTACGCAGAAGAACTTAGTCAATGTGGATTATGACTACGTACTGATTCTTTCGGGAGACCAATTATATCAGATGGATTATTCCGCGATGGTCGATTTCCACGTGAAGGGCGGCGGCGATATTACTATCGCAACGATTCCTGTTTCGGGAAAAGAGGCTACAGGCTTTGGGATTTTGAAGTCCGACGAAAACGGCGAGGTATCATCTTTTATCGAGAAACCTAGCAAGGATTTGCTTCCAGATTGGACATCGGAGGTTCCGGAAGAATTGGAAAAGCAGGGTAGAAATTATCTGGCTTCGATGGGTATCTATGTTTTCTCAAAGGGTATCATGAAGAAGCTATTAGCGGAGAATAAAGGAATGGATTTTGGGAAGGAAATTATTCCGGATGCCATAGGCAACGTCAAGATATTGAGCTATCAGTATGATAACTATTGGACTGATATCGGTACTATTTCCTCATTTTTTGAAGCTAACATTGGTCTAACGGATGATATTCCAGCATTTAATCTTTTTGGTGAGACGGTATATACACGTGCGCGTATGCTGCCTCCATCGAAGGTGTCGGGGACTACTTTAAATCATGTGATTGTTTCCGACGGCTGTATCATTTTGGCGGATAAGATCCATCGTTCGGTGATGGGGATCCGCTCTCGTGTCGGTGCTGGAACGGTCATTAAAATGACTTACATGATGGGTTCTGATTATTATGAGGAGCTGACCGAGGTTTTGGAAATGACTAATAGCCAAGAGCCGCCACCAATCGGTGTTGGTGAACGTTGTTATATCGAAAATGCCATTCTAGATAAAAATTGCCGTATTGGTAATGATGTTCGCATCAAAGGCGGAAAGCATTTGCCGGATGGTGATTTTGAGCATTATTCTGTAGTCGATGGAATTATAGTCGTCAAGAAAAATGCCGTAATCGATCATAATACCAGTATTGGTTTGTAA
- a CDS encoding EamA family transporter, with translation MVKDTTTPSASTIIFAYAVVYVVWGSTFFFIEKALHAFPPFVLGSIRFIIAGTLLMGYCYLKGYKIYIKKAVKDAAFVGFLLLFIDMAAIIWSEQFISSAIVSILSAATAIWFIILDKPKWKENFSSVTTILGLILGFIGVIMLFAEQIFGPASESAESENKLTAMIVLTLGTIGWTVGSLWSKYSKERTKGKPTDADALAPAKEEDLNVMVKTAWQMVVAGTAFTTVALFNGEYSRFDPATVSVEYWGAMVYLALMGSILAFSCYIFLLQVRPATEVSTYAYVNPIVALILVHFFTDHEVTKLQIIGLAVVLFSVLLMNWNLYQDSSLVRNYKRRRKIKKLRHMAPKSSIPRIVEVVEFGKKKPKKESEIKDLPTEETQRTEE, from the coding sequence ATGGTAAAAGATACAACTACCCCATCAGCAAGCACTATCATTTTTGCATATGCTGTCGTTTATGTGGTTTGGGGTTCCACTTTCTTCTTTATTGAAAAGGCGTTGCATGCCTTCCCTCCTTTTGTATTAGGCTCTATCCGTTTTATTATTGCGGGTACACTACTTATGGGTTATTGTTATCTAAAAGGATACAAGATCTATATTAAAAAAGCAGTAAAGGATGCTGCCTTTGTTGGCTTCCTTCTACTATTTATTGATATGGCAGCGATTATATGGTCTGAACAGTTCATCTCCAGTGCCATCGTATCGATACTCTCTGCTGCGACTGCTATTTGGTTCATCATCTTAGATAAACCAAAGTGGAAAGAGAACTTCTCTAGCGTAACGACGATCCTTGGTCTCATATTGGGCTTTATTGGTGTCATTATGTTGTTTGCAGAACAGATATTCGGCCCTGCCTCAGAATCGGCAGAAAGCGAGAATAAGCTAACAGCGATGATTGTCTTAACCTTAGGGACCATCGGTTGGACAGTTGGCTCCCTATGGTCAAAATATAGCAAAGAAAGAACAAAAGGAAAACCGACTGATGCTGATGCCCTTGCGCCGGCAAAAGAGGAAGATCTGAATGTGATGGTAAAAACTGCTTGGCAAATGGTCGTAGCAGGGACAGCATTTACTACTGTGGCATTGTTCAATGGGGAATACAGCCGATTTGATCCGGCAACTGTATCGGTAGAATATTGGGGCGCTATGGTCTACCTAGCTCTAATGGGATCTATTTTAGCATTTAGCTGTTATATTTTCCTATTGCAAGTGCGTCCGGCGACAGAGGTAAGTACGTATGCTTATGTCAACCCAATCGTTGCCCTTATCCTCGTGCACTTCTTTACCGACCACGAGGTTACCAAGCTGCAAATTATCGGACTAGCGGTCGTATTATTCTCGGTTCTATTGATGAACTGGAATTTATATCAAGACAGCAGTTTAGTGAGAAACTACAAACGAAGAAGAAAGATCAAGAAGCTGCGCCATATGGCTCCGAAATCCAGTATTCCACGTATCGTTGAAGTGGTAGAATTTGGTAAGAAGAAACCGAAAAAAGAAAGCGAAATCAAAGATTTGCCAACTGAAGAAACACAAAGAACAGAAGAATAA
- a CDS encoding Lrp/AsnC family transcriptional regulator, with protein sequence MAKLEYSLDQIDLQILRIMQDNARTNNADIARELGMAPSAILERVKKLEQKDVILQYNARINPAALDQKMLSFIFIKTQDIIGVQKVGLLLAEIPDVLEVHDIAGEDGYLIKVRTNDSAGLVDLMRNSLSKIEGIISTRTTIVLETVKEDNKLVIPTKE encoded by the coding sequence ATGGCAAAATTAGAATATTCATTGGACCAAATTGATCTTCAAATTCTGAGGATTATGCAAGACAATGCGCGCACGAACAACGCAGATATCGCGCGTGAATTAGGAATGGCACCTTCTGCTATCCTGGAGCGCGTTAAAAAACTTGAGCAAAAGGATGTTATCCTTCAATATAACGCTCGAATCAATCCTGCAGCATTAGACCAGAAAATGCTTTCCTTCATCTTTATCAAAACACAAGATATCATTGGTGTGCAAAAAGTAGGACTCTTATTAGCCGAGATTCCAGACGTGCTTGAAGTGCATGATATCGCCGGTGAAGATGGCTATCTAATTAAAGTAAGAACGAATGACTCTGCAGGTTTAGTCGACCTCATGCGCAATTCATTAAGTAAAATCGAGGGGATTATCTCCACCCGTACGACTATCGTTCTAGAAACAGTAAAAGAAGACAACAAATTAGTGATTCCTACAAAGGAATAA